From the Penicillium oxalicum strain HP7-1 chromosome V, whole genome shotgun sequence genome, one window contains:
- a CDS encoding Vacuolar calcium ion transporter → MSSSGTTRGDAGERTALLGHIGHAATFDNNHSHVQAGAHRHKDNRVWVRVPKHVARLTWLTLTRDYTNALLIFAPLGIIAGALGWDSSAVFVLNFLAIIPLASLLSFATEELAATMGQALGGLMNATFGNAVELIVSIIALKDKQIRVVQASMLGSILSNILLVLGCCFLIGGIRHSEQSFNSTVASTMSSLMAVASASLIIPATLYAVLSKSAQSTHDNILILSHGTSIILLIIYVMYLYFQLYSHSELFEESNEAGNGGEAEEGEAEEDEERLLSPIPATIALIVVTILVAICADYLVGSIDSIVEKTGMSKTFIGLVLIPIVGNAAEHVTAVVVAYKDKMDLAIGVAIGSSLQIALFVTPFLVILGWIMGIEMTLHFQTFETVAFFISGLVVTLLIQDGKSNYLEGGMCLGMYIILALAFYVYPDDVDEGIGGIFNKMVN, encoded by the exons atgagcTCCTCCGGTACCACCCGCGGAGATGCCGGTGAACGGACGGCCTTGTTAGGTCATATCGGACATGCGGCCACTTTTGACAACAACCATTCCCATGTGCAGGCCGGCGCCCATCGTCACAAAGATAATCGTGTCTGGGTCCGTGTGCCAAAGCATGTCGCCCGTTTGACCTGGTTGACCCTCACTCGCGACTACACCAATGCGCTCTTGATCTTCGCCCCTCTGGGTATCATTGCGGGTGCCCTCGGCTGGGACTCGAGCGCGGTCTTTGTGCTGAACTTCCTCGCCATCATCCCGTTGGCTTCGTTGTTGAGCTTTGCGACAGAGGAGCTTGCGGCCACCATGGGGCAGGCTCTGGGTGGTTTGATGAATGCCACTTTTGGCAATGCGGTGGAGCTGATT GTCAGCATCATTGCGCTCAAGGATAAGCAGATTCGAGTGGTGCAGGCCAGTATGCTCGGCAGTATCCTGTCCAACATCCTGTTGGTTCTGGGTTGCTGCTTCTTGATCGGTGGTATCCGCCACAGCGAACAGTCATTCAACAGCACCGTCGCCTCAACCATGTCGTCCCTGATGGCCGTGGCCTCGGCTTCCCTGATCATCCCCGCCACTCTGTACGCCGTCCTCTCCAAGTCGGCCCAGAGCACCCACGACAATATCCTGATCTTGTCACACGGCACCTCCATtattcttctcatcatctaCGTCATGTACCTCTACTTCCAGCTGTACTCACACTCGGAGCTCTTCGAAGAGAGCAACGAGGCTGGCAATGGCGgcgaggcggaggagggcgaggcggaggaagacgaggaacGCCTGCTCAGCCCCATCCCCGCCACGATCGCCTTGATTGTCGTCACCATCCTCGTGGCCATCTGCGCCGACTACCTGGTGGGCAGCATCGACAGTATTGTGGAAAAGACCGGCATGAGCAAGACCTTTATCGGCCTGGTGCTGATTCCCATCGTGGGCAATGCCGCTGAGCACGTCACCGCCGTGGTCGTCGCCTACAAGGATAAGATGGATCTCGCCATTGGCGTTGCCATCGGCAGCAGTCTTCAAATCGCGCTCTTTGTCACTCCCTTCCTGGTCATCCTAGGCTGGATCATGGGCATCGAAATGACCCTGCACTTCCAGACCTTTGAGACTGTGGcattcttcatctccggCTTGGTCGTCACCCTATTGATTCAGGATGGTAAATCCAATTACCTTGAGGGCGGCATGTGTCTTGGAAT GTACATTATCCTGGCTCTCGCCTTCTACGTCTACCCCGACGATGTTGACGAGGGAATTGGTGGCATTTTCAATAAGATGGTGAACTAA